CAGCGCGCTCATGACGCCCATCAGCACCAGCCCGAAGCGCGGGCGGCGCAGGAACCGGCCGGTCGCCACGACCAGCGCCAGCGGGAACAGGATGATGCTGACCGTCTCCAGCAGGTTCGACAGCGGCGTGGGGTTCTCCAGCGGCACCGTCGAGTTCGGCCCGTACCAGCCGCCCCCGTTCGTGCCCAGCTGCTTGATCGCCACCATCGGCGCGACCGGCCCCACCGGGATGGTCTGCGTGGTCACCGCCTGCCCCCCCACGGTCTGAGGCTGCACCAGCGTCGCCGTACGCGCGCCCGCGAAGGTGCTCGGCACGCCCTGCCACGTCAGCAGCAGCGCCAGCACCGCCGATGAGACCGTCAGCAGCGCCGCGCCGCGCGTCACGTCCAGAAAGTAGTTCCCCAGGTGCGCGTCTCCGCGCAGCCCGCGCAGCACCGCGAACAGCGCCGCGAACCCCACCGCCGGGGTGAAGATCTGCAGCGCCGTGATGCCCAGCATCTGCGACAGGTACGACAGGCCACTCTGGCCGCTGTAATGCTGCTGGTTCGTGTTCGTGATGAACGACGCCATCGTGTGCACCGCCGTGTCCCAGCGTAGATTGGCGATGCCGTCCGGGTTCAGCGGCAGGCCTCCCTGCAGCAGGTAGGTGGCCAGCGCCACCAGCCCCACGATCACGTTCGTGCCCAGCAGCGCCCCCACGTACGCGCGCCACGACATGCCCCGCGCGGCGTCCACGCCGCACGCGCGCAGCAGCCCCGCCGTCATCCGGGGCGCCGGGGCCTCCATCAGCCGGGCCATGAACAGCCCCAGGGGAAGGGCTAGCGCCAGCGCCAGCCCGTAGGTGAGCAGGATATCCATCAGAACCGTTCCGCCTTCACCAGGGCGTACAGCAGATACGCGCCCAGCGCCAGCACCAGAATGAGAAGCAGTGCGTTCATGCCGCCCAGCCTGCGCCGCCCCCCCACCCGGGCGGTATGCTCCGACCGGCCCACCCCCCTGGCCAGATGGCCAGTCCCCACGCCGCCCACCGCGCCCCTACGCTGAACGCCAGACGCCACATGACCACCCCAGCCACCCCTGACCCGGCCACCCCCACCACCCCGGAACGCAGCGAACGCCGCCTGCTGGCCGCCAGCGCGGGCCTGATCACCGCCATCGTCCTGACGGACATCCTCACCCCGGCGTCCCTGGTCATCGGCACCCTGGTCAGCGCCCCGCTGGCCCTGGCCGCGCTGGGCGCCACGCGGCGCGCCACCGTGAACCTCACCGCGCTGGCCGTCACCGGGAATGTCCTGGCGGGCCTCGTGAACGCCACGCGGGACGGCGCGACCCCCACCGACCTCGGCAACCGCGCCGTGAGCATCCTCGCCGCGCTGCTCGTGGGCGTCCTGAGCCTGCGCGCGCGTGAGGCCGCCACCCGCGCCGCCCGCCTGCACGAGGAGGAACGCCGCCTCCAGCGCGAACGCGCCCTGCGCGCCCTGATCGAGGCGGTCAGCGGTCCCCTCACCCAGGCGCAGTTCGTGACGCGCGCCGCTCACGCCCTCCAGGCCCTGACCGGCGCGGCCGCCGTCGAGATCGGCAGCGTTGACCGCGCCGTGCTGCGCGAACCCCACGCCTACACCGGCCCTGGCGAGGGCAGCCTGGGCCGCCGCCTGCCCCTGGACCTGCTGGCCCGCCCCGCCACCCGCGACCCAGGGCAGGAGAGACCTGATCAGGTGTGGGCGGTCGGCGGCGGCGACACCTTTGTGGCCCGCCTCACCCGCCCCAGCGACCCGGAACTCCTGATCCTCCTCACCCGCCCCGCCGCCCCCCCCGACCAGCTCTCGGAAGCCGTGCAGACCCTCCAGCCACTGCTGGACCGCACCGCGCTGCTCGACGACCTGCACGCCCGGCAGGCCCAGCTCCAGGAACGCGGGGAGCTCCTCCAGGACCTCATCTACTCCTTCAGTCACGACCTGCGCACCCCGCTCATGGCGAACGCCGTGAACATGCGCTCGGCCCTGAAAGGCGCCTACGGTCCCCTCCCGGACGACTACGCCGCCACGCTCCGCAACGGCCTGGACGCCAACGCCGCCCTGCTCACCCTGGCCGATCAGCTGCTCCTGGTCGCCAAGTACGAGAGCGGCGAGGAGGACAGCGAACTCCAGAGCGTGCCGCTGCGGGACCTCGTCCTGAACGTCACCGAGCAGCTCCAGTCCACTGCCGCCGCGCGCGGCGTGACCATCGAACCCACCCTGGACGGCGCGCGCGTCCCCGGACGCAAACACGACCTGCGCCGCGCCGTGCAGAACCTCCTCGACAACGCCGTCCGCTACGCCCCGCCCGGCAGCGCCGTGCACGTCACCCTGGCCCGGGCGGACGGCGAGGCGATCCTCAGCATCCTCGACAGCGGCCCCGGCGTCAGCGCGCCGCGCGTCCCCACCCTCTTCCAGCGCTTCCGCTCCGGCGGCGCCGGCGGCGGCACCGGCCTGGGCCTGTACCTCACCCGCCGCATCGCCGAACGCCACGGCGGGACCGTCACGTACGCCCGCACCGCCCGCACCCAGAGCGTCTTCACCCTCACCCTGCCCCTGGAGGACGCATGACCGCATCCCCCCACCGGAACCCCGCGTGATCACCCACGTCCTGCTCGTCGAGGATCACGCCTTCACCCGCGACGGCCTGCGCGCCGCCATCAACCTCGAACTCGACCTGCGCGTCACCGCCGAGGCCCGCAGCGGCGAGGAGGCCCTGGACGTCCTGGCCCGCACCCAGACCGGGCCGCAACCCGTCCACGTCGCCGTGCTCGATATTGGCCTGCCCGGCATGGACGGCATCCAGACCGCCGCCGAGATCGGCCGCCGCTACCCGCAGGTCCGCATGGTGATGCTCACCGCGCACGACCTGCGCGACGAGGTGCTGGCCGCGCTGGCGTCCGGTGCGCACGCCTACTGTCTCAAGAGCGCCGACCCGGACCTGCTGCTGCTCGGCATCCGCGCCGCGGCATCCGGCAGCGCGTACCTCGATCCGCAGATCGCGCACCACGTGCTGGGCAGCATCCGTACGCCCCACGCGACCTCACCCCTCACCCCACGCGAGACCGAGGTGTTGCGCCTCATCGCCGACGGGCAGGGCAACCGCGACATTGCCGCCAGCCTGGGCATCAGCGTCAGCACCGTGAAACTCCACGTGCAGGAGATCCTCGTGAAACTCCACGCCGCCGACCGCACCCAGGCCGCCGTGCAGGCGCTCCGGCAGGGCCTGCTGTAGCCCTCTAGCGCCGCGCGATCACCAGCAGGCCCGACACGATCAGCCCCGCGCCCACCAGCATGCGCGGCGTGATGTGCTCCCGCAGCAACCACGCCGCCAGGATCATCGCCACGACCACGCTGCCCTTGTCGATCAGCGCGACCGTCGCCACGTCCCCCACCTTCAGCGCCTTGTAATAGAAGATCCATGACAGCGCCGTCGTCACGCCGGACGCGCCCAGCCACCACAGGTTCACGGCCCGCACGCCTGCCACGTCCCGCCAGGGCACGAACAGCGCCGCGAACAGCAGCACGAACACGAAGACGAACACCGTCCGGATCGTCAGGCCCAGCTCGCCGCTGATGCCGGCCAGACCCTGCTTCGCGATCACGGACGTGAACCCCGCGAAGAACATGGACAGCACCGCCCAGAAGATCCACTGAGGCATACCGGCAGTGTAGAGGCTCAGGAGCCGCAGGCGC
This DNA window, taken from Deinococcus radiotolerans, encodes the following:
- the kdpF gene encoding K(+)-transporting ATPase subunit F, which translates into the protein MNALLLILVLALGAYLLYALVKAERF
- a CDS encoding sensor histidine kinase, which translates into the protein MTTPATPDPATPTTPERSERRLLAASAGLITAIVLTDILTPASLVIGTLVSAPLALAALGATRRATVNLTALAVTGNVLAGLVNATRDGATPTDLGNRAVSILAALLVGVLSLRAREAATRAARLHEEERRLQRERALRALIEAVSGPLTQAQFVTRAAHALQALTGAAAVEIGSVDRAVLREPHAYTGPGEGSLGRRLPLDLLARPATRDPGQERPDQVWAVGGGDTFVARLTRPSDPELLILLTRPAAPPDQLSEAVQTLQPLLDRTALLDDLHARQAQLQERGELLQDLIYSFSHDLRTPLMANAVNMRSALKGAYGPLPDDYAATLRNGLDANAALLTLADQLLLVAKYESGEEDSELQSVPLRDLVLNVTEQLQSTAAARGVTIEPTLDGARVPGRKHDLRRAVQNLLDNAVRYAPPGSAVHVTLARADGEAILSILDSGPGVSAPRVPTLFQRFRSGGAGGGTGLGLYLTRRIAERHGGTVTYARTARTQSVFTLTLPLEDA
- a CDS encoding response regulator, whose translation is MITHVLLVEDHAFTRDGLRAAINLELDLRVTAEARSGEEALDVLARTQTGPQPVHVAVLDIGLPGMDGIQTAAEIGRRYPQVRMVMLTAHDLRDEVLAALASGAHAYCLKSADPDLLLLGIRAAASGSAYLDPQIAHHVLGSIRTPHATSPLTPRETEVLRLIADGQGNRDIAASLGISVSTVKLHVQEILVKLHAADRTQAAVQALRQGLL
- a CDS encoding EamA family transporter, which codes for MPQWIFWAVLSMFFAGFTSVIAKQGLAGISGELGLTIRTVFVFVFVLLFAALFVPWRDVAGVRAVNLWWLGASGVTTALSWIFYYKALKVGDVATVALIDKGSVVVAMILAAWLLREHITPRMLVGAGLIVSGLLVIARR